The proteins below are encoded in one region of Brassica napus cultivar Da-Ae chromosome A6, Da-Ae, whole genome shotgun sequence:
- the LOC106352087 gene encoding flowering-promoting factor 1, producing MSGVWVFKNGVIRLVENPNQSGSDTNSRRKVMVYLPTGEVISSYSTLEQILRSLGWERYFGGGDTDLLQFHKRSSIDLISLPKDFTKFSSVYMYDIVVKNPNYFHVRDSN from the coding sequence ATGTCAGGCGTGTGGGTATTCAAGAACGGAGTGATAAGGCTCGTGGAGAACCCTAACCAGTCAGGAAGCGACACAAACAGCCGAAGGAAAGTGATGGTCTATTTACCGACAGGAGAAGTGATCTCATCTTACTCGACCCTCGAGCAGATCCTCCGGAGTCTTGGATGGGAGAGGTACTTCGGTGGCGGCGACACAGATCTTCTCCAATTCCACAAACGCTCATCAATTGATCTCATTTCTCTCCCTAAAGATTTCACCAAATTCAGCTCCGTTTACATGTACGATATTGTCGTCAAGAACCCAAATTACTTCCACGTCCGAGACTCCAattaa
- the LOC106348501 gene encoding probable E3 ubiquitin-protein ligase RHG1A: protein MDGLKGKRTAAPVMPPRRASGLVLHENMKKKDDKTVPTCSRVSCSSRISSNKGLSIDHKPKSTVRSPSNGKETVGSSSSRATSGLPKTPKVTTRRQLSSLLDTDSSESSSSSVHERRGKTKESTITREVVTELGSSSRGSSSNSAQNARVGVNRNGLKDLRSSVLPSSPNPTRKIKTFRKKASDGESSSSSRGNNNNNKPEVKNNQSSLPHGNNGIITMSESRRNRNSPSVRDNNSVVSSSSTRRSSTGRTTGRASGAVTALQAPPQPATRAGLINPSRSNAEVSRSPLHSYSRPISSNNGRLRSLMMMPGGSPSRSLMSRDGFRRYDVNGVAEVLLALERMEQDEELTYEQLAVLETNLFLNGFHDQHRDMRLDIDNMSYEELLALEEKMGTVSTALSEEALLKSLKLSTFNHPTENSGGVGLKKDDDVKCSICQEEYVDGDEVGTLPCQHMYHVSCAQQWLRMKNWCPICKTSAESQPQPFS, encoded by the exons ATGGATGGACTCAAGGGTAAAAGAACAGCCGCACCGGTTATGCCCCCCAGGAGAGCCAGTGGCCTTGTTCTCCAtgagaatatgaagaagaaagatgacaAGACTGTCCCTACCTGCAGCCGTGTCAGCTGCAGTTCCAGGATAAGCTCCAACAAGGGTCTCTCCATCGATCATAAACCAAAATCCACGGTTCGATCTCCTTCAAACGGTAAGGAAACCGTTGGGAGTTCGTCGTCTAGAGCTACGAGTGGATTACCAAAGACCCCCAAAGTTACTACCAGGAGACAGCTATCTTCTCTTTTGGACACAGATTCTTCAGAGAGTAGTAGTAGCAGTGTTCATGAGCGACGTGGAAAGACCAAAGAGAGCACCATCACCAGAGAAGTTGTTACGGAGCTGGGAAGCTCAAGCAGAggtagtagtagtaatagtgCGCAAAACGCGAGAGTTGGTGTGAACAGGAATGGATTAAAAGACTTGAGGAGCAGTGTTCTTCCTTCAAGTCCAAACCCAACGAGAAAGATCAAGACTTTTAGAAAGAAAGCCTCTGATGGAGAGAGCAGCTCTTCAAGCAGAgggaataataataataataagccAGAGGTGAAGAACAACCAGAGTTCCCTCCCTCATGGCAATAATGGCATCATCACCATGTCTGAATCTAGGAGGAACAGAAACTCGCCTAGTGTTAGGGACAACAACAGCGTTGTTTCGAGTAGTAGTACTAGGAGATCATCAACTGGTAGAACAACAGGGCGTGCTTCTGGAGCGGTTACAGCTTTACAAGCGCCGCCACAGCCTGCAACAAGAGCTGGTCTCATCAATCCCTCTAGATCTAATGCAGAAGTTTCTCGTAGTCCTTTGCATAGTTACAGTAGGCCAATCAGTAGTAACAACGGCAGGTTACGTAGCCTGATGATGATGCCTGGTGGTAGCCCCTCTCGCTCTTTGATGAGCCGTGATGGTTTCAGACGCTATGACGTTAATGGAGTTGCAGAGGTATTGCTGGCTCTGGAAAGGATGGAACAAGACGAAGAGCTTACATACGAG CAATTGGCTGTTTTAGAGACCAATCTGTTCTTGAATGGCTTCCACGATCAGCATAGAGATATGAGGCTTGACATTGATAACATGTCCTACGAG GAGCTATTAGCACTGGAGGAGAAGATGGGCACAGTGAGCACTGCTCTAAGCGAGGAAGCTCTCCTTAAAAGCCTGAAGTTAAGCACTTTTAATCACCCAACAGAAAATTCTGGTGGAGTTGGCCTGAAGAAAGATGATGATGTCAAATGTAGTATATGCCAG GAAGAGTATGTTGATGGAGATGAAGTAGGGACTTTGCCTTGCCAACATATGTACCATGTGAGCTGTGCGCAACAGTGGCTTCGAATGAAGAATTGGTGTCCTATCTGCAAAACGTCTGCAGAATCTCAGCCACAGCCATTTTCATAA
- the LOC106352091 gene encoding ensconsin has product MATTSNTTKAKADNNNLSRTKSIGRKPKQPSSVSSEDGSDQKPEKPLPNYLKPTISSRPDPVKFLKKNDQDNQKLLRRRSFDRPPSSLPSASTPSPRVQKTLNASPSLPRDKPALPKEKPATALRSSSFHGSRGVPRGSSSVKSPHVAPKKSGLGSSSTSLKSKKEGPEHVAEKKAPEKEIALDTASLSSAQEDEDEILKVESDAQVAEDVEEPKEEKENKEVHVEVVHVDTSGEENESSGSTLVVPVVEDIVVVVAKENEREEEEKEERVINEHISEEKIEEQKEQEDKGELTGEVTSKIDEDETSEKVDADTDTKEVENAEEVESVEETREEKEEVKEEKEVKREEKEKEKVKEQESGEAKKKEVVKGKKESPSAYNDVIASKMQENPRKNKVLALAGAFQTVIDYETAASK; this is encoded by the coding sequence ATGGCAACGACGTCAAACACGACAAAAGCAAAGGCGGACAACAATAACCTATCCAGAACAAAATCTATCGGTCGAAAACCAAAGCAACCTTCATCGGTGTCATCAGAAGATGGATCTGATCAGAAACCTGAGAAGCCTTTGCCAAACTATCTGAAACCAACAATCAGTTCAAGACCTGACCCAGTCAAGTTCTTGAAGAAGAATGATCAGGATAACCAGAAGCTTCTCCGTAGAAGATCTTTTGATCGACCTCCATCTTCTTTGCCTTCAGCTTCTACTCCTTCACCACGTGTCCAAAAAACCCTCAACGCCTCTCCTTCTCTGCCACGAGACAAACCCGCGCTTCCTAAAGAGAAGCCTGCCACAGCTCTAAGGTCTTCGTCTTTCCATGGAAGCCGAGGTGTTCCAAGAGGAAGCAGTTCTGTGAAATCGCCTCATGTTGCTCCGAAGAAGAGCGGGTTGGGGAGTAGTAGCACTTCTTTGAAGAGCAAAAAGGAAGGTCCTGAACATGTTGCTGAAAAGAAAGCACCTGAGAAAGAGATTGCCTTGGATACGGCTTCGTTGTCATCTGCTcaggaagatgaagatgagattCTCAAGGTTGAGAGTGATGCACAAGTTGCTGAGGATGTGGAAGAACccaaagaagaaaaggaaaataaggAGGTACATGTAGAGGTTGTGCATGTGGATACTTCTGGTGAAGAGAATGAGAGTAGTGGATCAACATTGGTTGTTCCTGTTGTGGAAgacattgttgttgttgttgccaaagaaaatgaaagagaagaagaagaaaaggaagaaagagTGATCAATGAACATATCTCAGAAGAGAAAATAGAGGAACAGAAAGAACAAGAGGACAAGGGTGAACTCACTGGAGAGGTTACATCAAAGATTGATGAGGATGAGACTTCAGAGAAGGTCGATGCTGACACGGATACAAAAGAAGTTGAGAATGCCGAAGAAGTTGAAAGCGTGGAAGAGACTagggaagaaaaagaagaagtgaaagaagaaaaggaagtgAAGAGAGAGGAGAAGGAAAAGGAGAAAGTTAAAGAACAAGAATCAGGagaagcaaagaagaaggaagtaGTGAAAGGTAAGAAGGAATCTCCATCAGCTTACAACGATGTAATAGCAAGTAAGATGCAAGAGAACCCAAGGAAGAACAAAGTGTTGGCTCTTGCTGGGGCTTTTCAAACCGTTATTGACTATGAAACTGCCGCATCTAAGTGA
- the LOC106348503 gene encoding uncharacterized protein LOC106348503 isoform X2, producing the protein MEMMSGGPSFSIEVSEYGNDLPATEKASSSSFSSGDTVNEDEAGLSRLGSGIWSGRTADYSSESSSSIGSPGDSEEEDEESEEENDEELGLRGLSSMSSLEDSLISKGLSNHYKGKSKSFGNLGEIASVKEVPKQENPLNKRRRLQICNKLARRSFYSWQNPKSMPLFPVNEDQDEDEDNDDDLDEERGGSSFARKPSFKNRALKSRSCFALSDLQEEEEDDDEDQ; encoded by the exons ATGGAGATGATGTCAGGAGGACCTTCGTTCTCAATCGAGGTCTCGGAATACGGTAACGATCTGCCGGCGACGGAGAAGgcgtcctcctcctccttctcttctGGTGACACGGTGAACGAGGATGAAGCCGGTTTGAGTCGTCTCGGGAGTGGAATCTGGTCAGGAAGAACGGCGGATTACTCGTCGGAAAGTTCATCATCGATCGGAAGTCCGGGAGACAGCGAGGAGGAAGACgaagaaagtgaagaagaaaACGACGAAGAGCTAGGCCTTCGAGGGTTGTCTTCAATGAGCTCTCTCGAAGATTCTCTCATCAGCAA AGGTTTGTCGAATCATTACAAAGGGAAATCAAAATCGTTTGGGAATTTAGGAGAGATCGCGAGTGTGAAAGAAGTACCAAAGCAAGAGAATCCATTGAATAAACGAAGAAGGTTACAGATCTGCAACAAATTAGCAAGAAGGTCGTTTTACTCGTggcaaaaccctaaatctatgCCTCTTTTCCCGGTCAACGAAGACCAAGATGAGGATGAAGACAATGATGATGATCTTGATGAAGAGCGAGGAGGAAGTAGTTTTGCAAGGAAGCCTTCGTTCAAGAACAGAGCATTGAAGTCTAGGAGTTGTTTTGCTCTATCAGATCtacaggaagaagaagaagatgatgatgaagatcaaTAA
- the LOC106348503 gene encoding peripheral-type benzodiazepine receptor-associated protein 1-like isoform X1, whose amino-acid sequence MEMMSGGPSFSIEVSEYGNDLPATEKASSSSFSSGDTVNEDEAGLSRLGSGIWSGRTADYSSESSSSIGSPGDSEEEDEESEEENDEELGLRGLSSMSSLEDSLISKRGLSNHYKGKSKSFGNLGEIASVKEVPKQENPLNKRRRLQICNKLARRSFYSWQNPKSMPLFPVNEDQDEDEDNDDDLDEERGGSSFARKPSFKNRALKSRSCFALSDLQEEEEDDDEDQ is encoded by the exons ATGGAGATGATGTCAGGAGGACCTTCGTTCTCAATCGAGGTCTCGGAATACGGTAACGATCTGCCGGCGACGGAGAAGgcgtcctcctcctccttctcttctGGTGACACGGTGAACGAGGATGAAGCCGGTTTGAGTCGTCTCGGGAGTGGAATCTGGTCAGGAAGAACGGCGGATTACTCGTCGGAAAGTTCATCATCGATCGGAAGTCCGGGAGACAGCGAGGAGGAAGACgaagaaagtgaagaagaaaACGACGAAGAGCTAGGCCTTCGAGGGTTGTCTTCAATGAGCTCTCTCGAAGATTCTCTCATCAGCAA aaGAGGTTTGTCGAATCATTACAAAGGGAAATCAAAATCGTTTGGGAATTTAGGAGAGATCGCGAGTGTGAAAGAAGTACCAAAGCAAGAGAATCCATTGAATAAACGAAGAAGGTTACAGATCTGCAACAAATTAGCAAGAAGGTCGTTTTACTCGTggcaaaaccctaaatctatgCCTCTTTTCCCGGTCAACGAAGACCAAGATGAGGATGAAGACAATGATGATGATCTTGATGAAGAGCGAGGAGGAAGTAGTTTTGCAAGGAAGCCTTCGTTCAAGAACAGAGCATTGAAGTCTAGGAGTTGTTTTGCTCTATCAGATCtacaggaagaagaagaagatgatgatgaagatcaaTAA